The Chrysemys picta bellii isolate R12L10 chromosome 5, ASM1138683v2, whole genome shotgun sequence DNA segment agcagtggttctcaaacttggggcgtcgcttgttcagggaaagctgtgggaagcggcggcccgcgccgcttcccgcagccccattggcctggaacggtgaaccgcggccagtgggagccgcgatcggccgaacctgcagacaggcaggtaaacaaaccggcccggcctgccaggagctttccctgaacaagcggcggcccaagtttgagaaccactgttccagagggaagaccaaaggagctcaatctatttagctttaataaaaaggaGGTTAAGGGGGTCACTTGATTAGAGTctatataagtacctacatggggaacaaatctctaataatgggctcttcaaaaaaagaaataatatgaTTCAGTTGAAGGTATACACATTCAGACTGGTAAAATAAGGcgtaacagtgagagtaattaatcttcgtggattctccattactgacaatttttaaatcactttaacTGGCTAAATCCTTGTCTAAAGTAAGTTCTCACATAAAGCAGCCTCCCAGCATCACCAGCCAGTATGGTTGGAAACCACCATTGATGAATGCGAAAAGTGCTGTCTGCCtgcatctaatttcaagcctaaacttattgatggccagtttatgtccatttgttcttgtgtcaacattggtgcttaacttaaataataaccgccccctcccatgcccctgaTATTTATCCATTTGatttatttatagagaacaagcacatctcccctcagccttcttttggttaggctaaacaagccaagctttttgagtctcctcttataaggtaggttttccatttctctgatCATCCTTGTACCCTTTCTCTGCACCTGCTTTGgtttgagttcatctttcttaaacatgggagaccagaattgcacacagtattccagatgaggtttcaccagtgccttgtagaaTGGTAGGACCACTTCCCTGGCTCTGTTGGAAATACCTCGCcggatgcatcctaggattggattagcctttttcacagctgcatcacattggtggctcatattCATCCTGTGATCCACCAATACGATCAGGTCTTTCTCTTCCAAttgataagtccccagcttatcacaaaaattcttgttgctagtccctaagtgcatgaccttgcactttgcacaatTAAATTTCATTCcgtttctattactccagttttcaagatcatccagatcttcttgtgtgatattccagtcctgctctatattggcaatacctcccaacccagtgtcatcttcaaattttattCACACACTCCCACTTTTGTGCCAagttcattaattaaaaaaaaattaaataagatcATCCAAGATCGAtccctgaggaattccactagtaacctccctccagcctgatgGTTCACCTTTCACTATGACCTGTTGTAATCTcaccttttaaccagttccttaaccacctttcaattctcatattaatccccattttctccaatttaattaataatttcccatgtggaactgtataaaataccttatttgaaatccaggtagattagatctactgcatttcctttgtctaaaaatcagttatcttctcaaagaaggagatcaggttggttggGCAcactctaccttttgtaaaaccatgttgtatctTATCCCAATTACTGTTCACCTCTCTATCCTCAAttgttttctctttcaaaatttgttccaagacctcttatacaattgaggtcaaactaacaagCCTGTAGCTTCCCAgatcacttttctttccattcGTAAGAAATAGTTACtacattagcaattctccagtcatagggtgtgatccccgagtttacagattcattacaaatccttgctattgggcttgcaactTCATGTAATAGGTCCTTTAATATTATTGCATGGAGATTATAtgggccccccaatttagtcccatttaGAAAACCAGTTTGTCAACTCTGCCTGGTTACATAGCTCTTTTCACGCTATCCATACATACGTATTACAATTTCTATGATGACCAGTGTGGCACCGGCTTTCGTTTGATACCTTGCATGAGAATATTTATGGATTAATACCATGAGTGTGTTGTGTTAGGTGTAGAGAGTTTGCGAGCCCGATAGGTGTTGCTTTTACAGACCTATGAACCCTTTGACAGTTGTCATTGAGGGCTTCTGAGGGTCAGACCATCTGGGACTACTTTGACCATTAACACTACTCATTTTTGTAAATATCTGTGACTTTACTCTTAtgactcccccaccctcccttgtTTGTCTGTTTATCCACCTGTTGTATCTTGTTACAATTCTGTGTTTTGAGCTTTTTGGAGAAGGGACTGCTTTTGTTTTACTTgtgtgtatagtgcctagcacaataggtctTTGATcagggcctctgggcactaccacaatgtaaacagaacaggagtacttgtggcaccttagagactaacaaatttattagagcataagcttgtgggctgtagtccacgaaagcttatgctctaataaatttgttagtctctaaggtgccacaagtactcctgttctttttctggatacagactaacacagctgctactctgaaacctgtcacaatgTAAACAGTAAACCTGGGAAGGATTCTCTGGGTTTGGTCTCTTATCTGATTGTTCTAAAGTTCTGATCAGGAAGCAGGAGGTTATAATTGTGATTCTCCCCTCCCcgcatagatttcaaggccagaagggaccattagatcatctagtccagtggttctcaaacttttgtattggtgacccctttcacacaacaaGTGTCTGAGTACgaaaccctcccccccataaaataaaaatactttttttatatatttaacaccattataaatgctggaggcaaagtggggtttgggatggaggctgacagctcgcgaccccacatgtaataaccttgcgaccccctgaggggtcccgacccccagtttgagaaaccctgatttagtctgacctcctgtatctcaCAGACCATTGAACTTCACCCAAGTTTACCCCTGTGTTGAGCCTAATGACTTCTTTTAAACTAAAACATCAGTTTTCAGGAGACTAGACTGTTGTGTGCCACAAGTAGAGATCCAATGCCCGAGGCCTTTCCACTGGCAGGAAATTGATTAGGTGAGAAATGCCCAGATGATCATATCAGGTGATCCACACCCCATGTTGTGGAAGAAGGTGaaaccttcccctctccccccacggtCCCATTAAATGGATGGGTAAATCATGTTAGGAGATTTATTAGTTTTTGCGTGATAAGATATTTTATTGCCATTTGATTTTCAAATAATAAAGTTATAACAGTGTAGCTGCTGGAGTCAGTGATAGGTAAAACCTTTTGTATTCCTGCCCAAAGTGATGTGACAGAGGCCAGAAAATGAAGTTTTAATCTTCTGACCCACTCCTGTGGCTCATACTTTTGAGGCTGAGCAACAGTGGATGCTTCAGGTCAGATGCGCTGACCCTTGACCAGAAGGGGTTTACCTTTATATCCCTCTGCCCAGCATCCATGATCCCACCCTGCTTGTAGTTTCTTTAGGCCTGGCCATCTCTGGTGTTTGAAACAGCAGAACAGTGGCCCCTTAGCCTATGTCCAGGTGGCTGCACGCAGGTATACATAAACATGCCAGAATCTTGGTGCAGTTATGGGCTTTAGTCTGTCTCAACTGCAAGCAGTGTTTGCATTTCTTATGCTGCATTGTCTCcagtacaaatatttttttacaatTATTCCTTTTGTATGATTGATACCTTATAGATAAACTTCTAAAGAGATTTTACTCTAAACAGGGCTCTTGTTGTATCTGAAGAAAGTGAATGGGGAAAGTGACATGCTGaatactgtaatacaaatggTAGCTGAGGTAAAATGACACTGGACTGCTTTAAACTCGTTTAGTTTATATTTATTCAGTTGCAGTGGAGATGAAGGAAAATTGTCAGACATGTGCAGTGGTCAAATACAGAAAAGCTAAGTACTTTCACCAAACTTCTTGCAAAGGAATTGCGTTCAGTGTAATGCTATGGTAGTTGACGGAAATGATAAATGTATACAGTTtgaaataatgacaggtttcagagtagcagccgtgttagtctgtatccgcaaaaagaagaacaggagtacttgtggcaccttagagactaataaatttgttagtctctaaggtgccacaagtactcctgttcttctagttTGAAATAGTGTTGCATGTTTTGATTAGTACTTGTCCTCCTTATAGTCGTATCTTACCATGTATTAagctgtttggggaaaaaaatatcggGTATTGTCTAAATTGGTTAAAGGCATAACACATGGAATTCAGTGAACTGTGCCATAAGCCATAtggcatttattttaatttaactaTTAATTTCAGAACAACGGTTGTACTGGTATGTTTCCTGTGGAGAACTAGAGTGAACAGATTTTTTAGTTAGTAAAGTAGTGTCTGAAACATAACCAAACCAAGACCTCTTGGGAACAGTAATAAGGTTAGGTCTAATAAATATGTAGACATCTCAATCAGATGCTTATATTCAGAAGTATTAAGATGACATGACTCTGACTAAGTATGGATTTAGGAACTTAAACTAAAAATATTTACTTAAATGTAGAGAATTAAATAGATAGTATATGTGAACAGACCAAAGAGAGAAATGTAAAACTAAAATGAAGCTAATGCATTAAGCCAAGAAATGTACCAAATGGCCCCCTTTAACTGGATGGAGGGAGGTAAGTTCAGAAAtaagcttttatttaatttttaaattcacTTCCTCCCCCTTGGAAGTCCTTTGGCACTTCCTTGTGTGGATCTTACTATTATGTCACTGATGGCATTCTTTCTGTGCAGTATGTTACAACTTATTCTTAATTACAAAAAAAGGACATTAGAAGAATGTTAGTTGCAAAGTGAAGCCCTCAAGtttggaaatgccaaaattaaggtttccAATGCAACTTGTGCTTatacatttttttccacagggcTCTTGTGGGCATTTAGCTGGGTTTAGTTTAATTTCAGCTTTGCAGTCTGTGGTTCACCATTAAAGATTCAGATCTCTATATAAACTGTGATTTCCAGTTTCTCTTCAAATGGGGAATAGGCAGTTTTTGCCTCACTAATAATTAAGGCCCCAAGCCTACCTACTTAAAATTTTATCATAAGTCTTGCAGCATTTCTTTAAGCCCCAGTTCTTGGAGTcttgtgattatgtgagaatctgttttcattttttaaaaagtttctagccctcatggttactGAGAGAAGCTGGCAGTTCACATACACATCAAGCCTATATAAACTCAAAAAACAGATGGGCAAATAAAGAGAcacagcccccttctccccattccccccccccccccaaatgaatGGCTTCCTTAAGGCAATCTTGTGGTTTTGGGAGGGAGCTTGACtcagatttttgaatgcttgggattggcaatgctgcataactttactcatatgaagagtcccactgaagtctgagAATTCTTATGTGGGGAAAATTACCCATGTGCTTAGTTGTTGCAGGACTAGGGTTTAAAGATGTCTCATTTGAtctgtgcaaaaaattaaaaactaacGGCTTTTTCCATATACGGTACTAACTTTAAATCAGTAGTTGGTTAGAATTGGATGTGATCTCTTTTCTAAACAAACAATGAGTACAATTACTATATTGTTAAGCAAATAATTATCTGGGCTGTGTCTGATGTAATTAATGCACAGCTAAGAACATCTAAGAATAATTTCTGAAATATTGCTGCACAGAGATGCTGTGGCTGTAGTTCTATCTTTTTTTAGTTATCTTCATATTTCATTGAAAGAtgcaataaaatacaaatatgcAATCCATCCATAATTATGACTGAGGCTTTGCATTTCAGTAAAGGGAGATTTTTTCAACGATTGACAAAACAGTTAATTTACAAGACAGGAGGAAAAGGATGACATAAGATTAGGAGTGAAGAGATCtgaattctattcctggttctgccagagGTTTCTTgcgtgatcttgggcaagtgCCTAATTTTCTTTTCATCAatttcccatatgtaaaatggggataatacttacctACAACATAAGAGTGTTGGGGAAGCTTTAATTCATAAACTTTTGAAGAACACTGAGGTTTGGAAAGTAGTACAGAAGTGCAAAGTACAGtagctcctcacttaacgttgtagttatgttcctgaaaaatgcgactttaagtgaaacgatgttaagcaaatccaattcccccataagaattcatgtaaatgCAGAGAGGGGGGGAGGTTccaggggaatttttttttgccggacaaaaggcattatatacattttaaacaatttttaaacaagcaatttaatactatGCTGGGGGGGGGAGTAGTGTGCACGTGCTGCGTGTTTACAAACATACTGTACATACAGTatagtactatagttgggaggtggcCCTGCCTTACcctacacaggcacagcccactggcactggagatgaggcaggcaaggaggctgaaggtgctgtaggctaggagaagcacgttgcgcagcagcggcagcttcccctactctgcaagcacccggggggctcaaccctcaggccctccccactccccccttcctccaagcccccatccttgacctgcctcttctcccccccacctcctccgcCTTTACTTCCCATGCTGCgtcctcccccctccatcccttcTGCCCCcgaaacgccgcaagccagctgattgctgcaggcaggcggggggagggggggaggagaagggggaagccgctgatccgcggggtctgccggcgggcgggaggcgctgggtggggtgggggcgcgtagggaggctgccagctgtggagaaagcaggcaggcaAACAACATAAGAGTGGAACATTGCagaactttaaatgagcatgttccctaattgatcagcaacgtaacaatgttaACCAGAATGActtaaagtgaggagttactgtacaacagTAGTCTTACCATTTGGGAAGGCATTACCTAAAAGCTGGTAGATAGGTTGTTTTATTGACAACTGGTCtttgctgcaggaagtgggggaaaTTATGGCAATTGAAAAACTAGGTTGAGAATGACATTGGTCTAAAGTTTTTGAAGGTATTCCCATAGAGGGAATACCTGCTTTTAGAAGCAAAATATAACCTATCCTAAAATTACTGTAGGGAAGTAAGAATGTCTTGTGGATTCcctttgtgcattttattttaaatttttgaaaaagAACCTGTTTATTTGGGAAGTATAAGCAATTATGTAAGTTATTACTGTGCACACAACAGAAATGCAATATTAACAGttataaaaatggaaattaatACTTTTCCAGATATAAGTGGTCAAGAGGAAATAAAGACAGTTTTTGCAAGACACGCTAGAGAAGTTCCATGTCCTCCCACTGCCCTTGAGTGTCAACACTTCTGTGGTGgcagctgctccttccccactctgggtgtgccattgtgcctcagtttcacttaCTGTGTCCAGAGGTAGCTCTCACACTAGGTGACTTTCCCCTCTTGGGGTCTGCTAATTTAAGCcataacaagaaaacaaacaatctAATATGGTTTTGCCCTATTCACACGAGCCAGACAGGCAATATTAGAACATGAGTTGGAGGATAAGGTCTTTGAACATGGTAGGTTTTTGAACACTGTTCTCTCTCAAGTGCATGATCTTGCTGGCACCCAAATGATGCTGGTGAATAAAAGATGACTTATGCTGCTGCACTAGACAAACAGCAGCCAGCAATTACTGCTACTACTGTTAAAAAATAACTACTAAATAGAagtagaatttttaaattttacccCTGTCAAAGATATTACAGGCTATTTGCTGAGCAGTTAAATAAGACGCAGTTTGTAACGTAACTGAGTATCTTGCCAGTCAACATCTCCTGAAGCTTACATTTCTTTACAAGATTTTCTTGATCATGAATCTTAACTTCTAGAGTAGTGTTAAATTCAATGTGGTGAGCATTTATCTTTACCTGTTGTGTATTTTCCATCATTGCAGCACAATGATCTGCAAAATCAACCTGTGACAAAACTTGTCATTTTGGATTAATTGCTGAAATGGAGAaactgggtttttgttttggaaGGATATAACTTCATGTTTAGAAAGAGTTAAACAATTGTACTAATTGTGGATTTTTTATGACTGAGAatcaattgtttgtttgtttttctttcctgttaGTAAATGTCCTTTAAATGGTTGCAAATCTAGTGTTAATCTTTCCAATTATTCTTGTTTCTTTCTCTACTTTTATTATCACTACCCCAAAAAGAAAAGGCAGTAATTTACTAgtgttgaaaattttaaaatatagctaATAACTTGATCTGAAGGCAAAAGCCTTAACTTTCTGAAATGTACTTACACACAAACAATTTCTTCATTCATTGGTTATGTTTAAATTTTGGTAGTGAGTTGACTAAATTTGCCTTAGGAACACATAATTTAAAATTACCATGAAAATCACCAAGTAAAAATCCATCCTCATTGAGGTCAATGAATGTTttgcattgatttcactggggccagggTTCCACCCAGTTATTACAAAGAACCAATTTTTCTTCTGAATTACACCAGTGCATACCCGTTTGAGGTCAATGGGGTTAAATTGGTGTAACTGAAAATAATTTTCCTTGCTTCAACTAAAATTTCAAGCCTTAAAGGTAACTATTCTGCTTCAATTATGAAGAGACGAATAAGGTCCACAGGCAAAACAGTAAGTTTTATTTTTAGTCAACAATGTCTGTGTTTATCTCTTTATAGGTGGAAAAATTTCAAATTGTGTCTGTTATGAGTGAAGCATTACTGTGCCTGAAATATTGCACAAGTAATTATTTGTGGTGGCTTagaaatttttaataaaaacaaatcaaagcagGAGTAAAGGCATCACTTTGTTAGGAGAGGATTTTACTGACCAGGAAAGCTCATAATGGACTCCCATAACGTAATTTACTTGTCATTCTTTTGGAAAGTGaaaaccctttgtttccttttattgtttaaatatgCTGGTAACTCTGGGGTTTACATATTTCTCCTTCTGTCAAGAAACTATCTGTAGTTCAAATATCCATTTTAAAAATGCCTGTTCTCCCAGCCCATCATGGTAGGCAACATATGCCAGATACTTTCAGACTTTTCTTTGGTCTTTTGTTTAGACAGATGTTAAGTTTGTtggattttccttttctttcctccttcacTTTTCTATGTTTAACTCTATTGGTACCAAATAGTATCATCTTAAATCTAGATCTGTCATTTTCTCCACTGTGACCTAGATTTTCAGAGAAGACATAAATATATCATAGAATCTGTACTGAAATTTGACAAACAATCCCTTGATTTTTGGCTTTGTTCCAaaaaccactgaaatcaatgggaggcagcctattgacttcagtgggctatgGATCAAGCCCCTTTGGAGAAAATGttactctctgtgtgtgtgtgtgtgtgtgtgtgtgtgtgtgtgtgtgtgtgtgtatatatatatatataattttttttaaaaaacagccaagttgagccgggcacggtggatgaaccgccagtcaGCGAAACGGGTGAAGCTGCCCCtggcgaggaagtggttgctggcatcccacttgctggtcaactcaaaggctttaccctggtccggtttaCGGTTCAGTGTTTCCACGTACAGTGAGTGGATAgcggccttcagagtcctctccagcaagcccctggccgTCGGGGCGACGATGGTGTTGTCGTCCGACCTGATCTGCGGCAcccggactcccagctcctggcactcctcgcACCACTCCCAGCGGCAACCGATGCGCTTCCCCAGGTGACATGTGGCATTGCGAGTGCGGGACCACAGTGAAGCGATGTCATGCCCGTCCCGTCTGAATTCCCCATCCAGGGACCCGCTCAGGAAGGTGTCTTGGTTCGAGGGGGCTCTGCCGATCCGCTTCTCTGTCGCATCAGGCAGGGCGTTCGCCGCAATGTTCCTCACCGTGGCGTCGGGACATGTCAGCAGGCGGAAGGCGTGGGTGATCACCACGACATCACACAGGTCACCCATGCGGGCGATGTAGACCagctcgttgctggctctctggggaaggaacagccacttcttcaccaggttccggatgatcttgtctgccttgttgaggggcaccttcgCCATGGCGGATCCCCTTAGGGTGAACGAGATGcgtgggatcaggaaggtgttcagggcgtttatcttctgccacggtgccagcagggaggcatCAATCTTGGCGGCGTCCTGCAAGATCTCCTGGATGGTGTCCTCGGGTGTCTGTCGGACACCTGTTGGCATGCCCAGGTgctggtatgcctgcccctctgccagggggatgAATGCAAACACTCCTGTAGCCATAAAGCAATCAGAAAATTATCCTAAAATAGTAATAAATGTAGCTTCTAAAATCAGGGCATTTATTAGGCAAGACATTCTTTATATTTGCACAATTCTAGGAGAAGTCCTGCTACTGCAGAGCCAGGATCTCTAGCCTTCATTGGCATTACCTACTGTAGAAGGCAGCTGACAACACTTCGAGTACGTCCAGATTAcccaccgtatcggcgggtagcgatcgatttatcgggaatcgatatatcgcgtctcgttaagacgcgatatatctatccccgaatgcgctccccgtcgactccggaactccaccagagcgagcggcggtagcggagtcgatgggggagccgcggccattgatcccgcgccgtgagaacgggaggtaagtcggaataagatatgtcgacttcagctacggtattcccgtagctgaagttgcgtatcttacatcaacACTccctctagtgtagaccaggcctaagaatatgtctacactgcagttgaagAGAGGTGATTGCAGAATATATAGACCAGACAGCAGTgtaccaatagcagtgaaaccGCAGCAGAATGGTCTTCAGTGTGAATTAGCTGTCCGAATAAGTACCCAGACTTCTGAGCAGGCTGGTACAGCATGTGCTGCCACAACTTCACTGCTATTAGTATCTGTTAGCTAATttaagctagctcaggtatgtctacatgtgctgcaattaCCCCCTCTCCTCGCCACCTCCCGATttcagtgtagacttacccaacACGAATGAAGCCCTGAATGAACATTGCTGTGCTGTAATTTGCTTCCTAAAAGAAAATTTTAGAGAGGTTGGTCCTGTCACCGTAGTTTAGATTGAAGTGAGCTTCCCATTATTGACTTGATCCAAGGcc contains these protein-coding regions:
- the LOC135984074 gene encoding uncharacterized protein T26G10.4-like; protein product: MATGVFAFIPLAEGQAYQHLGMPTGVRQTPEDTIQEILQDAAKIDASLLAPWQKINALNTFLIPRISFTLRGSAMAKVPLNKADKIIRNLVKKWLFLPQRASNELVYIARMGDLCDVVVITHAFRLLTCPDATVRNIAANALPDATEKRIGRAPSNQDTFLSGSLDGEFRRDGHDIASLWSRTRNATCHLGKRIGCRWEWCEECQELGVRVPQIRSDDNTIVAPTARGLLERTLKAAIHSLYVETLNRKPDQGKAFELTSKWDASNHFLARGSFTRFADWRFIHRARLNLAVF